The Agromyces hippuratus genome has a window encoding:
- the thrC gene encoding threonine synthase: MNTPITPKANSRQWRGVIREYADRLDVTDATPVVTLGEGGTPLLPAPALSARTGADVWVKFEGMNPTGSFKDRGMTMAVTKAVEHGAKVVICASTGNTSASAAAYATHAGIKAAVLVPEGKIAMGKLSQAIAHNAELLQVQGNFDDCLDIARDLAANYPVHLVNSVNNDRIEGQKTAAFEVVEVLGDAPDFHFIPVGNAGNYTAYTRGYREDIAAGNATRMPRMFGFQASGSAPIVRGEPVKDPDTIASAIRIGNPASWELALQARDETDGYFGAIDDDKILEAQRILSAEVGIFVEPASAISVAGLLERSAAGVIPAGARVVLTVTGHGLKDPQWALRTADGSDVQPTIVPVDTAQIASVLGLGS, translated from the coding sequence GTGAACACCCCCATCACCCCCAAGGCCAACTCGCGTCAATGGCGCGGAGTCATCCGCGAGTACGCCGACCGGCTCGACGTCACCGACGCGACCCCGGTCGTCACGCTCGGCGAGGGCGGCACGCCGCTCCTGCCGGCGCCCGCGCTCTCGGCCCGCACCGGCGCCGACGTCTGGGTGAAGTTCGAGGGCATGAACCCCACGGGCTCCTTCAAGGACCGCGGCATGACCATGGCAGTCACGAAGGCCGTGGAGCACGGCGCCAAGGTCGTCATCTGCGCGTCGACCGGCAACACCTCCGCGTCGGCCGCCGCCTACGCCACGCACGCCGGCATCAAGGCCGCGGTGCTCGTGCCCGAGGGCAAGATCGCGATGGGCAAGCTCAGCCAGGCCATCGCGCACAACGCCGAGCTCCTGCAGGTGCAGGGCAACTTCGACGACTGCCTCGACATCGCCCGCGACCTCGCGGCGAACTACCCGGTGCACCTCGTGAACTCGGTCAACAACGACCGCATCGAAGGGCAGAAGACCGCCGCGTTCGAGGTCGTCGAGGTGCTCGGCGACGCGCCCGACTTCCACTTCATCCCCGTCGGCAACGCCGGCAACTACACCGCGTACACGCGCGGCTACCGTGAAGACATCGCCGCGGGCAACGCCACGCGCATGCCGCGGATGTTCGGCTTCCAGGCCTCGGGCTCCGCGCCGATCGTGCGCGGCGAGCCGGTGAAGGACCCCGACACCATCGCGAGCGCCATCCGCATCGGCAACCCGGCATCGTGGGAGCTCGCCCTGCAGGCGCGCGACGAGACCGACGGCTACTTCGGCGCGATCGACGACGACAAGATCCTCGAGGCGCAGCGCATCCTCTCGGCAGAGGTCGGCATCTTCGTCGAGCCCGCGTCGGCCATCTCGGTCGCGGGCCTCCTCGAGCGCTCGGCCGCCGGCGTCATCCCGGCCGGCGCGCGGGTCGTGCTCACCGTCACCGGCCACGGCCTGAAGGACCCGCAGTGGGCGCTCCGCACCGCCGACGGCTCCGACGTGCAGCCGACGATCGTGCCGGTCGACACGGCGCAGATCGCCTCGGTGCTCGGACTCGGCTCATGA
- a CDS encoding LmeA family phospholipid-binding protein — protein sequence MAKHGDEHGAGEAETTGPVEPVGTDETGETDETGEAQPTAVVETGDDGSGDTLVIETDASDEQPTEVIEPYTAAGAAAGASAAAAGATATTRPTDADEPRERRRLGRAARIWIVVGIVLAVVVALVVVADIVARGIAEQRVAEEIEANLPDGVEGDVTVAIGGFSVIGQYLSGTMQHVELDAPEMTVEGAPIAVSVVAEGLPVDLETPVDQLTATITADADSINQLITVAGVETGLTLGDGTVGYEGRIEIFGLPITYQVTATPVAAGDSVLLEPEGVEVGAVGASIDVSGVIERLLGGDPLEICIADRLPEGVQLESIAVAPGAAAIRLQADGLVLDSASLEQKGTCG from the coding sequence ATGGCGAAGCACGGCGACGAGCACGGCGCGGGCGAGGCCGAGACGACCGGGCCGGTCGAGCCGGTCGGCACCGACGAGACCGGCGAGACCGACGAGACCGGCGAGGCGCAGCCGACGGCGGTCGTCGAGACCGGCGACGACGGGTCGGGCGACACCCTGGTCATCGAGACGGATGCCTCGGACGAGCAGCCGACCGAGGTGATCGAACCGTATACGGCCGCGGGTGCCGCCGCCGGCGCGTCCGCCGCGGCCGCCGGTGCCACCGCCACCACGCGTCCGACCGATGCCGACGAGCCCCGCGAACGCCGGCGGCTCGGACGCGCCGCCCGCATCTGGATCGTCGTCGGCATCGTGCTGGCGGTGGTCGTGGCGCTCGTCGTCGTGGCCGACATCGTCGCGCGCGGCATCGCCGAGCAGCGGGTCGCCGAGGAGATCGAGGCCAACCTGCCCGACGGCGTCGAGGGCGACGTCACCGTGGCGATCGGCGGGTTCTCGGTGATCGGCCAGTACCTCTCGGGAACGATGCAGCACGTCGAACTCGACGCGCCCGAGATGACCGTCGAGGGCGCACCCATCGCCGTCTCCGTCGTCGCCGAGGGCTTGCCGGTCGATCTCGAGACCCCCGTCGACCAGCTGACGGCGACGATCACGGCCGACGCCGACTCGATCAACCAGCTCATCACCGTCGCCGGCGTCGAGACCGGGCTCACCCTCGGCGACGGCACCGTCGGCTACGAGGGGCGCATCGAGATCTTCGGCCTGCCGATCACGTACCAGGTGACGGCCACCCCCGTCGCAGCAGGAGACTCGGTGCTGCTCGAACCCGAAGGCGTCGAGGTGGGCGCGGTCGGCGCGTCGATCGACGTGTCGGGTGTCATCGAGCGCCTCCTCGGCGGCGACCCGCTCGAGATCTGCATCGCCGACCGGCTGCCCGAGGGCGTGCAGCTCGAGTCGATCGCGGTGGCGCCCGGTGCCGCCGCGATCCGGCTCCAGGCCGACGGTCTCGTGCTCGACTCCGCGAGCCTCGAGCAGAAGGGCACGTGCGGGTAG
- the lysA gene encoding diaminopimelate decarboxylase, with amino-acid sequence MASTAPAPGQLGVPDDANALAPLVWPSTAARDEAGRLVIAGRDAASLAAEFGTPLYVVDEAEARARAARTKRAFDDAAASIGTTVTVYYAGKAFLSGAIVRWVTDEGLAVDVCTGGELAVALAAGADPARIGFHGNNKSLAEIERGVAVGVGVIVIDSEIEIDRVADAAARAGRVQPVRLRVNSGVHASTHEFLATAHEDQKFGVPLARAVELGARIRSHASLEFLGLHCHIGSQIFDAAGFAESAERLLAVHAELSQAAPVPELNLGGGFGIAYTAVDEPAPIEEIARGIVAAVANGCREHGVPVPKLAFEPGRSIIGPAGVTLYTVGTIKPVPIEGGVRHYVSVDGGMSDNARTALYGAEYSARIASRASDAAPALVRVAGKHCESGDIVVDAEYLPGDVAPGDLLAVPATGAYCWSLASNYNHVPRPPVVAVRDGVARVIVHGETEAQLLARDAGLEASAGYDRAIEGNPA; translated from the coding sequence GTGGCATCCACCGCACCCGCCCCCGGTCAGCTCGGCGTGCCCGACGACGCCAACGCGCTCGCGCCGCTCGTCTGGCCGTCGACCGCCGCGCGCGATGAGGCCGGCCGGCTCGTGATCGCCGGCCGCGACGCGGCCTCGCTCGCCGCAGAGTTCGGCACTCCGCTCTACGTCGTCGACGAGGCCGAGGCACGGGCACGGGCCGCCCGCACGAAGCGGGCGTTCGACGACGCCGCGGCATCCATCGGCACGACTGTGACCGTCTATTACGCCGGCAAGGCGTTCCTCTCCGGGGCGATCGTGCGCTGGGTGACCGACGAGGGCCTCGCGGTCGACGTGTGCACCGGCGGCGAACTCGCCGTCGCGCTCGCAGCGGGCGCCGACCCTGCCCGCATCGGCTTCCACGGCAACAACAAGTCGCTCGCCGAGATCGAGCGCGGCGTCGCCGTGGGCGTCGGCGTGATCGTCATCGACAGCGAGATCGAGATCGATCGGGTCGCGGATGCCGCGGCGCGCGCCGGCCGGGTGCAGCCCGTGCGGCTCCGCGTCAACAGCGGCGTGCACGCCTCGACGCACGAGTTCCTCGCGACCGCGCACGAAGACCAGAAGTTCGGTGTGCCGCTCGCCCGCGCCGTCGAACTCGGCGCCCGAATCCGCTCGCACGCCTCGCTCGAGTTCCTCGGCCTGCACTGCCACATCGGCTCGCAGATCTTCGACGCCGCGGGCTTCGCCGAGTCGGCCGAGCGACTGCTCGCCGTGCACGCGGAGCTCTCGCAGGCCGCCCCCGTTCCCGAACTGAACCTGGGCGGCGGCTTCGGCATCGCCTACACCGCCGTCGACGAGCCCGCCCCGATCGAGGAGATCGCGCGGGGCATCGTCGCGGCCGTCGCGAACGGATGCCGCGAGCACGGCGTGCCCGTGCCGAAGCTCGCCTTCGAGCCCGGCCGTTCGATCATCGGCCCCGCGGGCGTCACGCTCTACACGGTCGGCACGATCAAGCCCGTGCCGATCGAGGGCGGCGTGCGTCACTACGTCTCCGTCGACGGCGGCATGAGCGACAACGCGCGCACCGCGCTCTACGGGGCCGAGTACTCGGCCCGCATCGCCTCGCGCGCCTCCGACGCGGCGCCCGCCCTCGTGCGGGTCGCGGGCAAGCACTGCGAGTCCGGCGACATCGTCGTCGACGCCGAGTACCTGCCGGGCGACGTCGCACCGGGCGACCTGCTCGCCGTGCCGGCCACCGGCGCCTACTGCTGGTCGCTCGCCTCGAACTACAACCACGTGCCCCGGCCGCCGGTCGTCGCAGTGCGCGACGGCGTGGCGCGCGTCATCGTGCACGGCGAGACCGAGGCGCAGCTGCTCGCCCGGGACGCCGGGCTCGAGGCATCCGCCGGGTACGACCGCGCCATCGAAGGGAACCCTGCATGA
- a CDS encoding homoserine dehydrogenase: MIEYRSIRVGLLGAGSVGSQVARLLLEHSDELAQRIGARIELVGIAVRDVDAKRDAELPRELLTTDADALILGSDIVIELMGGIEPARTLVLQAIASGADVVTGNKALLANHGPELFAAAEQVGAQLSYEAAVAGAIPIIRPLRDSLAGDRVDRILGIVNGTTNFILDRMDQTGASLEDALASATELGYAEADPTADIGGYDAAQKAAILASLAFHTSVPVEAVHREGITGVSAEQVDSARRAGYVVKLLAICERLTDAETGEEGVSARVYPALVPRSHPLAAVHGANNAVFVEASAAGPLMFYGAGAGGVQTASAVLGDLVAIARRHVIGGPGTAESTHAALPVLEIGRITTRYAITLEVADEPGVLEQIAHTFADHGVSVEQLQQTVSEGSERATLVIGTHEAKESALAETVAALAQSPVVASVASVLRVEGAV, encoded by the coding sequence ATGATCGAGTACCGCTCCATCCGAGTGGGCCTGCTCGGAGCGGGCTCCGTCGGCTCCCAGGTGGCACGCCTCCTGCTCGAGCACTCCGACGAGCTCGCCCAGCGCATCGGCGCCCGCATCGAGCTCGTCGGCATCGCCGTGCGCGACGTCGACGCCAAGCGCGACGCCGAGCTGCCGCGGGAGCTCCTGACGACCGACGCCGACGCGCTCATCCTCGGCTCCGACATCGTGATCGAGCTCATGGGCGGCATCGAGCCCGCCCGCACACTCGTGCTGCAGGCGATCGCGTCGGGCGCCGACGTCGTCACGGGCAACAAGGCGCTGCTTGCCAACCACGGACCCGAGCTCTTCGCCGCCGCGGAGCAGGTGGGCGCGCAGCTCTCCTACGAGGCGGCCGTCGCCGGTGCCATCCCGATCATCCGGCCGCTGCGCGACAGCCTCGCGGGCGACCGCGTCGACCGCATCCTCGGCATCGTGAACGGCACCACGAACTTCATCCTCGACCGCATGGACCAGACGGGCGCCTCGCTCGAGGACGCCCTCGCGTCGGCGACGGAGCTGGGCTACGCCGAGGCCGATCCGACCGCCGACATCGGCGGCTACGACGCGGCGCAGAAGGCCGCGATCCTCGCGAGCCTCGCGTTCCACACGAGCGTTCCCGTCGAGGCCGTGCACCGCGAGGGCATCACCGGCGTCTCGGCCGAGCAGGTCGACTCCGCGCGACGCGCGGGCTACGTCGTGAAGCTCCTCGCCATCTGCGAACGGCTGACCGACGCCGAGACCGGCGAAGAGGGCGTCTCGGCGCGGGTCTACCCGGCGCTCGTGCCGCGCAGCCACCCGCTCGCCGCCGTGCACGGCGCGAACAACGCCGTGTTCGTCGAGGCTTCCGCTGCCGGGCCCCTCATGTTCTACGGTGCCGGAGCCGGGGGAGTGCAGACCGCCTCCGCCGTGCTCGGCGACCTCGTCGCGATCGCCCGCCGCCATGTCATCGGCGGCCCGGGCACGGCCGAGTCGACGCACGCGGCGCTGCCCGTGCTCGAGATCGGCCGCATCACCACGCGCTACGCCATCACGCTCGAGGTGGCCGACGAACCGGGCGTGCTCGAGCAGATCGCCCACACGTTCGCCGACCACGGCGTCTCCGTCGAGCAGTTGCAGCAGACCGTCAGCGAGGGCTCCGAGCGGGCTACGCTGGTCATCGGGACGCACGAGGCGAAGGAGTCCGCGCTCGCCGAGACCGTCGCCGCCCTCGCTCAGAGCCCCGTCGTCGCATCCGTCGCGTCCGTCCTCCGAGTCGAAGGAGCAGTGTGA
- the thrB gene encoding homoserine kinase, with translation MSAAVAASGDVATSLNGRHVIVKVPATSANLGPGFDTLGLALARYDELEVSVPDASVQDAPGLEIEVHGVGEGEVPLDESHLVVRAIAHTFARAGVPMPALRLVAHNVIPHGRGLGSSGAAIVAGVVAAKGLLEGIVDFSADELLDLATELEGHPDNVAPALFGGLTIAWVTPEGPRHKKLMVHRGVSPLVLVPEHEMSTALARSLQPESVPHEDAVFNVSRSALLVAALIQSPELLFQATEDKLHQHYRAAAMPETDRLIRVLREAGHPAVVSGAGPSILVLASDPSERAAAIALVEATADTAWQALPLAVDFKGATVQNA, from the coding sequence ATGAGCGCTGCGGTCGCCGCCTCCGGCGACGTCGCGACGTCGCTGAACGGCCGCCACGTCATCGTCAAGGTGCCGGCGACCTCGGCGAACCTCGGCCCCGGCTTCGACACGCTCGGGCTCGCGCTGGCCAGGTACGACGAGCTCGAGGTCTCGGTGCCGGATGCCTCGGTGCAGGACGCCCCTGGGCTCGAGATCGAGGTGCACGGCGTCGGCGAGGGCGAGGTGCCGCTCGACGAGTCGCACCTCGTGGTACGGGCGATCGCCCACACCTTCGCCCGCGCGGGCGTGCCGATGCCGGCGCTCAGGCTCGTGGCGCACAACGTCATCCCGCACGGCCGGGGCCTCGGCTCGTCGGGCGCCGCGATCGTCGCCGGCGTCGTCGCCGCGAAGGGGCTGCTCGAGGGCATCGTCGACTTCAGCGCCGACGAGCTGCTCGATCTCGCCACCGAGCTCGAGGGGCACCCCGACAACGTGGCCCCCGCCCTCTTCGGCGGGCTGACGATCGCGTGGGTGACGCCCGAGGGCCCGCGACACAAGAAGCTCATGGTGCACCGCGGCGTCTCGCCGCTCGTGCTCGTGCCCGAGCACGAGATGTCGACGGCGCTGGCCCGTTCGCTGCAGCCCGAGTCGGTGCCGCACGAAGACGCGGTGTTCAACGTCTCGCGCTCGGCGCTGCTCGTCGCCGCGCTCATCCAGAGCCCCGAGCTGCTCTTCCAGGCCACCGAGGACAAGCTGCACCAGCACTACCGTGCCGCAGCCATGCCCGAGACCGATCGGCTCATCCGAGTGCTCCGCGAGGCGGGGCATCCGGCGGTCGTCTCCGGTGCCGGGCCGTCGATCCTCGTGCTCGCGAGCGACCCGAGCGAACGCGCCGCCGCCATCGCCCTCGTCGAGGCCACCGCTGACACCGCCTGGCAGGCCCTGCCGCTCGCCGTCGACTTCAAGGGCGCGACGGTTCAGAACGCGTAG
- the rho gene encoding transcription termination factor Rho: protein MTNGTDHADRVANTARLSTMKVAELQELAASLGLAGGSKRRKGELVELISEHQASAAGGGDAAPAEPFEAPVAEQPAPVELDVPAATEAPAETAAPDMAAEAPAAAAAPARQRRQPRRATSATTSAVQHVNAGGAGVGLVPDAAPATETDDAREAARAAVREELAAATGEGARGPKPAEGEGDAAASEEPRQGRSRNRGRRGGERGDRAERGDDAQKTEQKQGERQGGRQNDRQNGEQARKGDEQGGRSGEPRQGGDADKSKQQGEGRGRDGQARDNQARDNQARDGQARDGQTRDGQARDGQAQLDGEGGRRNRYRDRKRRGQGMGDELEPEILDDDVLIPIAGILDVLDNYAFVRTTGYLPGPSDVYVSLGQVKKYNLRKGDAVVGAIKQPRDNDSNSRQKYNALVKVDSINGQTTDEAAARVEFQSLTPLYPQERLRLETEPTKLTQRIIDLVAPIGKGQRGLIVAPPKAGKTIVLQQIANAISINNPEVHLMVVLVDERPEEVTDMQRTVKGEVIASTFDRPAEDHTTVAELAIERAKRLVELGHDVVVLLDSITRLGRAYNLAAPASGRILSGGVDASALYPPKRFFGAARNIENGGSLTILATALVETGSKMDEAIFEEFKGTGNSELRLSRQLADKRIFPAVDVNASSTRREEMLLSADEVKITWKLRRALAGLEQQQALEAVLGRLKETQSNVEFLMLMQKSMPVATGHGNSHGHETDHR from the coding sequence GTGACCAACGGAACCGACCACGCCGACCGCGTGGCCAACACCGCCCGCCTGTCCACCATGAAGGTCGCCGAGCTCCAGGAGCTCGCCGCATCCCTCGGCCTCGCGGGCGGATCGAAGCGCCGAAAAGGAGAACTCGTGGAGTTGATCTCCGAGCACCAGGCCTCGGCGGCCGGCGGTGGCGACGCCGCACCGGCTGAGCCCTTCGAGGCCCCGGTGGCCGAGCAGCCCGCTCCCGTCGAACTCGACGTGCCCGCTGCGACCGAGGCTCCCGCAGAGACCGCAGCCCCCGACATGGCGGCCGAAGCGCCCGCCGCCGCCGCCGCACCGGCACGTCAGCGCCGTCAGCCGCGTCGTGCCACGAGCGCGACCACCTCCGCCGTGCAGCACGTCAACGCCGGCGGCGCGGGTGTCGGCCTCGTGCCCGACGCCGCCCCGGCGACCGAGACCGACGACGCCCGCGAGGCGGCACGTGCCGCGGTGCGCGAAGAGCTCGCCGCGGCGACCGGTGAGGGCGCACGCGGCCCCAAGCCCGCCGAAGGCGAGGGCGACGCCGCAGCCTCCGAAGAGCCCCGTCAGGGCCGCAGCCGCAACCGCGGTCGTCGCGGTGGCGAGCGCGGCGACCGTGCCGAGCGCGGCGACGACGCCCAGAAGACCGAGCAGAAGCAGGGCGAGCGCCAGGGCGGTCGTCAGAACGACCGCCAGAACGGCGAGCAGGCCCGCAAGGGCGACGAGCAGGGCGGCCGTTCCGGCGAGCCCCGCCAGGGCGGCGACGCCGACAAGTCCAAGCAGCAGGGCGAGGGTCGTGGCCGTGACGGCCAGGCTCGCGACAACCAGGCTCGCGACAACCAGGCACGTGACGGGCAGGCTCGCGATGGCCAGACCCGTGACGGCCAGGCGCGTGACGGCCAGGCACAGCTCGACGGCGAAGGCGGCCGTCGCAACCGCTACCGCGACCGCAAGCGTCGTGGCCAGGGCATGGGCGACGAGCTCGAGCCCGAGATCCTCGACGACGACGTGCTGATCCCCATCGCGGGCATCCTCGACGTGCTCGACAACTACGCGTTCGTGCGCACGACCGGCTACCTCCCGGGCCCGAGCGACGTCTACGTCTCGCTCGGCCAGGTGAAGAAGTACAACCTGCGCAAGGGCGACGCGGTCGTCGGCGCCATCAAGCAGCCGCGCGACAACGACTCGAACAGCCGTCAGAAGTACAACGCGCTCGTGAAGGTCGACTCGATCAACGGTCAGACGACCGACGAGGCTGCGGCCCGTGTCGAGTTCCAGAGCCTCACCCCGCTCTACCCGCAGGAGCGCCTGCGCCTCGAGACCGAGCCCACCAAGCTCACGCAGCGCATCATCGACCTCGTCGCACCGATCGGCAAGGGCCAGCGCGGCCTCATCGTCGCGCCTCCGAAGGCCGGCAAGACGATCGTGCTGCAGCAGATCGCCAACGCGATCTCGATCAACAACCCCGAGGTCCACCTCATGGTCGTGCTCGTCGACGAGCGCCCCGAAGAGGTCACCGACATGCAGCGCACGGTGAAGGGCGAGGTCATCGCCTCGACGTTCGACCGTCCGGCCGAAGACCACACGACGGTCGCCGAGCTCGCCATCGAGCGCGCGAAGCGCCTCGTCGAGCTCGGTCACGACGTCGTCGTGCTGCTCGACTCGATCACGCGCCTCGGCCGTGCGTACAACCTGGCCGCACCGGCATCCGGTCGCATCCTCTCGGGCGGTGTCGACGCCTCGGCGCTGTACCCGCCGAAGCGCTTCTTCGGCGCTGCGCGCAACATCGAGAACGGCGGCTCGCTGACCATCCTCGCCACGGCGCTCGTCGAGACCGGGTCGAAGATGGACGAGGCGATCTTCGAGGAGTTCAAGGGCACCGGCAACTCCGAGCTGCGTCTCTCGCGTCAGCTCGCCGACAAGCGCATCTTCCCGGCGGTCGACGTCAACGCGTCGTCCACGCGCCGCGAAGAGATGCTGCTCTCGGCCGACGAGGTCAAGATCACCTGGAAGCTGCGCCGCGCCCTCGCCGGCCTCGAGCAGCAGCAGGCGCTCGAAGCCGTGCTCGGTCGTCTGAAGGAGACGCAGTCGAACGTCGAGTTCCTCATGCTCATGCAGAAGTCGATGCCGGTCGCCACCGGTCACGGCAACTCGCACGGGCACGAGACCGACCACCGCTGA
- a CDS encoding arginine--tRNA ligase: protein MTPADLSHALYALVLAIVERRRAAGDEIAFDLTASDVALERPKNREHGDWASNVAMRVAKPLGVNPRELATELATGLAGVDGVASAEVAGPGFINIRLDAAAAGALAKTIVEAGAGYGTSDTLAGSVINLEFVSANPTGPLHIGHTRWAALGDSIGRVLRAAGAEVANEYYINDAGNQMENFGASVLAAAKGEPTPEGGYPGAYIGELARQVLEREPKLLELDDAVALHTATEIAYELQLAEIRDSLARFNVHFDVWTSERRLHAKGDDGLSDIDTAVERLRAQGHVFDLDDAVWVRTTDFGDDKDRVIRRGNGVYTYFAADAAYYLDKGDRGFGHKIYLLGADHHGYVHRLKALAGAAGDDPERDVEVLIGQLVSINGAKLSKRAGNIIELDDLQAWLGTDALRYTLGRYPADSPLTIDPEILQRRTNDNPVFYVQYAHARTCAVDRNAASVGLDRSSFAPELLTHETESALLGALQEFPRIVAQSAELREPHRVARYIEELAGLYHRWYDNCRVLPLGEEPIGELHRTRLWLNDATGQVIRNGLELLGVSAPERM, encoded by the coding sequence GTGACTCCCGCCGATCTTTCGCACGCCCTGTACGCCCTCGTCCTCGCCATCGTCGAGCGACGTCGCGCTGCGGGCGACGAGATCGCGTTCGACCTCACGGCGAGCGACGTCGCGCTCGAGCGCCCCAAGAACCGCGAGCACGGCGACTGGGCCTCGAACGTCGCGATGCGCGTCGCGAAGCCGCTCGGCGTGAACCCGCGCGAACTCGCGACCGAACTCGCGACCGGCCTCGCCGGCGTCGACGGCGTCGCGAGCGCCGAGGTGGCGGGCCCGGGCTTCATCAACATCCGGCTCGATGCCGCGGCCGCGGGTGCGCTCGCGAAGACCATCGTCGAGGCGGGGGCCGGCTACGGCACCAGCGACACCCTCGCCGGCAGCGTCATCAACCTCGAGTTCGTCTCGGCGAACCCCACCGGGCCGCTGCACATCGGCCACACCCGCTGGGCCGCGCTCGGCGACTCGATCGGCCGGGTGCTCCGCGCCGCGGGCGCCGAAGTCGCCAACGAGTACTACATCAACGACGCCGGCAACCAGATGGAGAACTTCGGCGCATCCGTGCTCGCCGCGGCGAAGGGCGAGCCGACCCCCGAGGGCGGCTACCCGGGCGCCTACATCGGCGAGCTCGCACGACAGGTGCTCGAGCGCGAGCCGAAGCTCCTCGAGCTCGACGACGCCGTGGCGCTGCACACCGCGACCGAGATCGCCTACGAGCTGCAGCTCGCCGAGATCCGCGACTCGCTCGCCCGGTTCAACGTGCACTTCGACGTGTGGACGAGCGAACGCCGCCTGCACGCGAAGGGCGACGACGGCCTCTCCGACATCGACACGGCCGTCGAGCGGCTGCGGGCCCAGGGCCACGTCTTCGACCTCGACGACGCCGTGTGGGTGCGCACGACCGACTTCGGCGACGACAAGGACCGGGTCATCCGCCGCGGCAACGGCGTCTACACCTACTTCGCAGCCGACGCCGCGTACTACCTCGACAAGGGCGACCGCGGCTTCGGTCACAAGATCTACCTGCTCGGCGCCGACCACCACGGTTACGTGCACCGTCTGAAGGCACTCGCCGGCGCCGCGGGCGACGACCCCGAGCGCGACGTCGAGGTGCTCATCGGCCAGCTCGTGTCGATCAACGGCGCGAAGCTCTCCAAGCGCGCCGGCAACATCATCGAGCTCGACGACCTGCAGGCCTGGCTCGGCACCGACGCGCTGCGCTACACGCTCGGCCGGTACCCCGCCGATTCGCCGCTGACGATCGACCCCGAGATCCTGCAGCGCCGCACGAACGACAACCCCGTCTTCTACGTGCAGTACGCCCATGCCCGCACGTGCGCGGTCGATCGCAACGCGGCATCCGTCGGTCTCGATCGCTCGTCGTTCGCGCCCGAGCTCCTGACGCACGAGACCGAGTCGGCGCTGCTGGGCGCGCTGCAGGAGTTCCCGCGCATCGTCGCCCAGTCGGCGGAGCTGCGCGAACCGCATCGCGTCGCTCGCTACATCGAGGAGCTGGCAGGGCTCTACCATCGCTGGTACGACAACTGCCGGGTGCTCCCGCTCGGCGAGGAGCCGATCGGCGAGCTGCACCGCACGAGGCTCTGGCTGAACGACGCGACGGGCCAGGTCATCCGCAACGGCCTCGAGCTGCTCGGCGTGTCGGCACCCGAACGCATGTGA